Proteins encoded together in one Quercus lobata isolate SW786 chromosome 3, ValleyOak3.0 Primary Assembly, whole genome shotgun sequence window:
- the LOC115982404 gene encoding protein-tyrosine-phosphatase MKP1-like — protein sequence MLGEEDKTPVTGGGTRRTYLRSVSWTDRSPSKPNPCPSPRPQLNSKVRSCLPPLQPLSINRRTAEEWPKAGSDDLGIWPHPQTPRGEAKPLENSNSEQPPVKEFQFKREKLAFYNKECSRIAEHIYLGSDAVAKNREILRKNGITHVLNCVGFVSPEYFKSDLVYKTLWLQDSPSEDITSILYDVFDYFEDVRKQGGRVLVHCCQGVSRSTSLVIAYLMWREGQSFEDAFQYVKAARAVTNPNMGFACQLLQCQKRVHAVPASPNSVIRMYRMAPHSSYAALHLVPKMLSHPGAQGLDSRGAFIVHVPSAIYVWTGKNCNIVMSNSAMGAAHQVIRYEGAQGPIVSIKEGEEPSEFWDALANGQLLADNSESMEVRKEGNLCSKNDLVAAANQVKAGEREVDEYNLDFQIFHKAIAGGVVPPFSVSNTESETCLPARENGWGRLRWKLANGLMKEFVTSSKLNSDCTQSSDESNMILDAQKAVKRSLGLIEPSPLLSPSIEPCGSPDSFDCFPNGSPDRIRETSKEVEHSVTLTDSFLSMTPPCASPDSYSCSLTTDPALSPTPTCSSLDSFSCFPGRSPKFSSKSPTISPSTSDYASSFTFSPSSSNWSDLSYLSSQQPSPSGWESTDQFFQMNASLADNSSLIYKETLPAKEVSDKHTLRVGNASLPCKGTSPSIAERRGSNPPPRMLLPSADEPSQVPKNLVRSWSFALPDIEDDVMNDVDCNQSEHEANGDEIMFDTGFELQGEIESKKEDDNKIHPLSGDMINRVAGVVTPVLFQWPCMNKLEMQSFCILDSRSVYFLLAPDVSVGTNSRKILFVWLGSEFLDVKGQSQLISIDGKWDSSNLHWETVGHNFLNHMGLPADIPVQIIRESEEPEQFLNYLSCISSHKTQDRGCN from the exons ATGTTAGGGGAAGAAGATAAAACCCCGGTTACCGGAGGAGGTACCCGGAGAACCTATTTGCGGTCAGTTTCATGGACTGACCGGTctccttccaagcctaatccaTGCCCTAGCCCTAGACCACAATTGAATAGTAAAGTGCGGTCATGCTTGCCCCCACTTCAGCCACTTTCAATCAACCGGAGGACTGCAGAGGAGTGGCCAAAGGCGGGTTCTGATGATCTGGGCATATGGCCTCATCCCCAAACCCCGAGAGGGGAAGCTAAACCGCTTGAGAATTCAAATTCGGAACAACCACCCGTGAAAGAATTCCAGTTTAAGAGGGAAAAGCTTGCGTTTTATAACAAGGAATGCTCGAGAATTGCTGAGCATATATACTTGGGAAGTGATGCTGTTGCAAAGAACCGCGAGATTTTGAGGAAGAATGGGATCACCCATGTGCTGAACTGTGTTGGGTTTGTTTCTCCTGAATATTTCAAGAGTGATCTTGTGTATAAGACACTTTGGTTGCAAGACAGCCCATCTGAGGATATTACAAGTATTCTCTATGATGTGTTTGATTACTTTGAAGATGTTCGGAAGCAAGGTGGGCGAGTTCTTGTGCATTGCTGCCAGGGAGTGTCACGATCGACCTCTTTGGTTATTGCATACCTCATGTGGAGGGAGGGCCAGAGCTTCGAAGATGCCTTTCAATATGTGAAGGCAGCACGAGCGGTGACTAACCCAAATATGGGTTTTGCTTGCCAACTTCTGCAGTGCCAGAAGCGAGTACATGCTGTGCCTGCAAGCCCGAATTCGGTGATTAGGATGTATCGGATGGCCCCCCACTCATCATATGCTGCTCTTCATCTGGTACCAAAAATGTTAAGCCATCCAGGTGCACAAGGCCTTGACTCTCGTGGAGCATTTATTGTGCATGTTCCTTCTGCTATATACGTTTGGACTGGGAAAAATTGCAATATTGTGATGTCAAATAGTGCTATGGGAGCTGCACATCAGGTAATTCGGTATGAAGGGGCTCAGGGACCGATTGTGAGTATCAAAGAAGGTGAAGAGCCATCAGAATTTTGGGATGCTCTTGCCAACGGGCAACTCCTAGCAGACAATTCTGAGAGTATGGAGGTCAGAAAGGAAGGGAATTTGTGTTCCAAAAATGATTTGGTTGCTGCAGCAAATCAAGTTAAGGCTGGTGAAAGGGAGGTGGATGAATATAActtggattttcaaatttttcacaAGGCGATTGCTGGTGGGGTTGTTCCACCTTTTTCAGTTTCAAATACTGAATCAGAAACTTGCCTCCCCGCCCGAGAAAATGGATGGGGGAGACTAAGATGGAAGCTTGCTAATGGTCTCATGAAAGAATTTGTCACCTCCTCCAAACTGAACAGTGATTGTACTCAATCCAGTGATGAATCAAATATGATTTTAGACGCACAGAAAGCAGTAAAACGCTCTCTTGGTCTGATTGAACCATCACCACTGTTATCACCATCAATTGAACCATGTGGTTCGCCAGATTCCTTTGATTGTTTCCCAAATGGCAGCCCAGATAGGATAAGGGAAACTTCTAAAGAAGTGGAACACTCTGTTACTCTTACTGATTCTTTCTTGTCAATGACACCTCCTTGTGCTTCGCCAGATTCATATTCCTGTTCTTTGACAACTGATCCTGCCTTGTCACCCACACCTACTTGCAGTTCACTagattctttttcttgttttccgGGCCGCAGCCCGAAGTTCAGCTCCAAGTCCCCAACAATTTCGCCATCAACCTCTGATTACGCCAGTTCATTTACCTTTTCACCATCATCATCTAATTGGTCTGACTTGTCATACTTGTCTTCGCAGCAGCCTTCACCTTCGGGCTGGGAATCTACAgatcaattttttcaaatgaatGCTTCCTTAGCAGATAATTCTAGTTTGATTTATAAAGAAACTCTGCCTGCAAAGGAGGTTTCtgataaacatactttgagagTTGGAAATGCTTCTTTGCCATGTAAAGGAACTTCACCCTCTATTGCGGAGCGCAGAGGGAGTAATCCTCCACCTCGAATGTTATTACCCTCAGCTGATGAGCCATCTCAAGTCCCTAAGAATCTGGTACGATCATGGTCCTTCGCTTTACCTGACATCGAGGATGATGTGATGAATGATGTTGATTGCAACCAATCTGAGCATGAAGCCAATGGAGATGAGATTATGTTTGATACTGGATTTGAATTACAAGGTGAGATTGAAAGTAAGAAAGAGGACGATAATAAAATTCATCCTCTGTCAGGTGATATGATCAACAGGGTTGCAGGAGTGGTAACCCCAGTTTTGTTCCAGTGGCCTTGTATGAATAAATTGGAGATGCAATCTTTTTGCATTCTTGATTCCAGATCTGTATACTTTCTGTTGGCTCCAGATGTGAGTGTAGGCACCAATAGTCGCAAAATCTTATTTGTATGGTTGGGGAGTGAATTTTTGGATGTGAAAGGGCAGAGTCAGTTGATCAGCATCGATGGAAAATGGGATAGTAGTAATCTTCACTGGGAGACAGTTGGTCACAACTTCCTTAATCACATGGGTTTGCCAGCGGATATCCCTGTACAG ATAATAAGAGAAAGTGAAGAGCCAGAACAGTTTCTAAACTATCTCAGCTGTATATCATCCCATAAGACACAAGACCGAGGCTGCAATTGA